From the genome of Psychroserpens ponticola, one region includes:
- a CDS encoding site-specific integrase yields the protein MNKTFGLLFYLKKSKVDAQGKCPIYLRITIDGKRTEVSAKRTIEIEKWSKEANKAIGRTEDVRELNAYLDSLTTRVYQSQRDLIQDNKRVTTETLKNKFLGVEDKQRTLNTIFKNHNKQVEKLVGKEFSPGTLERYRTVAKHLERFMLHQYKVSDVGIKRIDHQFITDFEFYLKTVRNCGHNSAIKYIKNFKKIVRIAIANDWITKDPFRNYKVRIKEVERHFLSEEEIQSMLDKKLHTPRLEQVRDIFVFCCFTGLAYSDVKKLTNDNLVFGIDGDKWIKVKRTKTDTRSNIPLLPTALEILKKYENHPEAVTKGVLLPVLSNQKSNAYLKEIADLCGINKNLTTHLARHTFATTVTLSNGVPMESVSKMLGHKSLKTTQHYAKILDRKVSDDMAILKQKFADKRIADDSKRIAN from the coding sequence ATGAACAAAACATTTGGATTATTATTCTACTTGAAGAAAAGTAAAGTAGATGCACAGGGCAAATGCCCTATTTATTTACGTATTACTATAGATGGTAAACGTACAGAGGTTAGTGCAAAGCGTACTATCGAGATTGAAAAATGGAGCAAAGAAGCCAATAAAGCAATTGGACGTACAGAAGATGTACGAGAACTTAATGCCTATTTAGACTCACTTACTACAAGAGTCTATCAAAGTCAAAGAGATTTAATTCAAGATAATAAGCGTGTAACTACAGAGACTCTAAAAAACAAGTTTTTAGGTGTTGAGGATAAACAAAGAACACTTAACACCATCTTTAAAAACCACAATAAGCAAGTAGAAAAATTAGTTGGCAAAGAGTTTTCACCAGGTACTTTAGAACGCTATAGAACAGTAGCAAAACACTTAGAACGGTTTATGTTACATCAATACAAAGTTAGCGATGTAGGTATTAAAAGAATAGACCATCAATTTATCACAGACTTTGAGTTCTATTTAAAAACAGTTAGAAACTGCGGTCATAATAGTGCTATTAAATATATCAAGAACTTCAAAAAAATAGTCCGCATTGCTATAGCAAATGATTGGATTACTAAAGACCCATTCCGTAATTATAAAGTGCGTATTAAAGAAGTAGAACGTCATTTTCTATCTGAAGAAGAAATACAATCAATGTTAGATAAAAAACTACATACACCTCGTTTAGAGCAAGTGCGAGATATATTTGTGTTCTGTTGCTTTACAGGTTTAGCATATAGTGATGTTAAGAAACTTACTAATGATAATTTAGTGTTTGGTATTGATGGAGACAAGTGGATAAAAGTAAAACGTACCAAAACAGATACACGAAGTAATATTCCACTATTACCAACAGCTTTAGAAATTTTAAAGAAATACGAGAACCACCCAGAAGCAGTAACAAAAGGAGTATTACTTCCTGTACTAAGCAATCAAAAGTCAAATGCTTATTTAAAAGAAATAGCAGACTTGTGTGGTATCAATAAAAACTTAACCACACATTTAGCTCGCCACACCTTTGCAACTACTGTAACACTTTCTAATGGTGTGCCAATGGAATCTGTAAGTAAAATGTTAGGTCATAAATCACTAAAAACCACACAACATTATGCTAAAATATTGGATAGAAAAGTGAGTGATGATATGGCAATATTAAAACAAAAATTTGCTGATAAAAGAATTGCAGACGATTCAAAGCGAATAGCTAATTAA
- a CDS encoding hybrid sensor histidine kinase/response regulator transcription factor translates to MRYLIVLFFLLYLNSVVSQNNHYKDSVVISENKKKVIQHINPKPDSALYYIRKSFKIAEKSNYQKGLADTEYLYAQYFRRTQQTDSALYYLESSARRSEKEKYNIGAAIAYNGLCRNLYLLTKYNEAEIACNKALININSDIELSYMTKADTYTALGTIYARQDFIEKAQVYFLKVDSMHINKALRPDVIAAAYQNLGGIYLKFDDPDLAELYYLKANSQFEKLPAAAAEYYMSTNNIELGKLYFKQKKLNQADSILTNSQAFFFKINDLRNAADIGTTLAQIKLDKNQLVEAETLFTKSFDFFEQSNFNLEAATNALELAKLSLRKNNFEKSLSWSQIGVQLNNSTNNSLIKKELAFVMADTYTLMGEHEKANNLNKIGYKIKDSLSQIQIAEKIKEFEGKYQTAQRDKEINSLKAENELALQQKKNQRDLLIGGILLIGLIGVFFFILFRNRKKTADKLRELDIAKSNFFTNITHEFRTPLTLISNPIEATLEDNTISDKKRQQFQTAKRNSERLLSLVNQLLDFSKIDAGQLKLHIQKSNAINFIAAISESFAYSAEQKEINYSLNLNEHDQNVYFDRDALEKICVNLLSNAIKYTPEKGTVSCDAFIENDILQLKVKNSGKGLTETELKHVFQRFYQTNEQNQGTGVGLALIKELVDLNKGKIQVESAPNSFTTFTVTLPVDKISFKNEQFIESKEDNTVIAPAATQINTIETVETVETVETVETVETVETVELVDNEQPILLLVEDNDDVRLLLRQTFEETYNIVTASNGEKGIEAAFETIPDIIISDIMMPVKDGVALTQQLKNDERTSHIPIILLTAKAGDQNELLGIEVGADDYITKPFNSKILMAKVKKLIENRRLLQERYSQELVLLPKDVSITNIDEQFLERLQNVLDSNLVEPSFSTNSFSVAIGMSRMQLHRKLKALTGLTTSEFIRSQRLKLAAKLLKESDTNISQIGYSVGFNDHTYFSKCFKDFYNCTPSEYAKK, encoded by the coding sequence ATGCGATACTTAATAGTTTTATTCTTCTTACTATATCTAAACTCGGTTGTTTCTCAAAACAATCATTATAAAGATTCAGTTGTAATTTCCGAAAACAAGAAAAAGGTAATTCAACATATCAATCCTAAACCTGATAGTGCACTTTATTACATTAGAAAGAGTTTTAAAATTGCAGAAAAAAGCAACTATCAAAAGGGGCTTGCAGATACCGAATATTTATATGCCCAATACTTTAGAAGAACCCAACAAACAGATTCAGCTTTATATTATTTAGAAAGTTCTGCCAGAAGATCAGAAAAAGAAAAATATAACATAGGTGCAGCTATAGCTTACAATGGTTTGTGTCGGAATTTGTACCTCTTAACCAAATACAATGAAGCAGAAATAGCGTGTAATAAGGCTTTAATAAATATCAATTCAGATATTGAACTTTCATATATGACCAAAGCAGATACTTATACTGCCTTAGGAACTATTTATGCACGACAAGATTTTATTGAAAAAGCTCAAGTTTATTTTCTTAAGGTCGATTCAATGCATATCAATAAAGCCTTACGACCAGATGTCATTGCTGCAGCTTATCAGAATTTAGGAGGCATATATTTAAAGTTTGATGATCCTGATCTTGCAGAATTATATTACCTAAAGGCTAACAGTCAGTTTGAAAAACTGCCAGCTGCTGCTGCAGAATATTATATGAGCACCAATAATATAGAGTTAGGAAAATTGTATTTTAAGCAGAAGAAACTAAACCAAGCAGATAGCATTCTAACCAATTCACAGGCCTTCTTTTTTAAAATTAATGACTTAAGAAATGCTGCAGATATTGGAACTACACTCGCTCAAATTAAATTGGATAAAAATCAATTAGTTGAAGCAGAAACATTATTTACAAAATCTTTCGATTTTTTTGAACAATCAAACTTTAATTTAGAAGCAGCCACTAATGCGCTCGAATTAGCAAAACTTTCATTAAGAAAAAATAATTTTGAAAAGTCTTTATCGTGGTCTCAAATAGGTGTTCAATTAAATAATAGCACCAATAATAGTCTTATTAAAAAGGAATTGGCATTTGTGATGGCAGACACTTATACCTTAATGGGTGAGCATGAAAAAGCAAATAATCTAAACAAAATTGGATATAAAATAAAAGATTCATTAAGTCAGATTCAAATCGCTGAGAAGATTAAGGAGTTTGAAGGAAAATATCAAACAGCACAAAGAGATAAAGAGATTAACTCGTTAAAAGCTGAAAATGAATTAGCACTTCAACAAAAAAAGAATCAACGAGACCTACTAATAGGTGGTATTTTACTTATCGGTTTGATAGGAGTCTTTTTCTTTATTCTTTTCAGAAATAGAAAAAAAACGGCTGATAAACTTAGAGAACTTGATATTGCAAAATCTAACTTTTTTACCAATATTACGCATGAGTTTCGTACGCCTTTAACCTTAATCTCTAATCCTATTGAGGCCACTTTAGAAGATAATACCATATCAGATAAAAAACGACAACAATTTCAAACTGCTAAACGAAATTCTGAGCGTTTATTATCACTTGTTAATCAATTGTTAGACTTCTCAAAAATTGATGCTGGTCAATTAAAGTTGCACATTCAAAAATCTAATGCTATTAATTTTATTGCAGCAATAAGTGAGTCTTTTGCTTATTCTGCAGAACAAAAGGAAATTAATTATAGTTTAAATTTAAATGAACATGATCAGAACGTCTATTTTGATAGAGATGCACTAGAAAAAATTTGTGTAAACCTTTTATCTAATGCTATAAAATATACTCCTGAAAAGGGAACTGTATCATGCGATGCCTTTATTGAAAACGACATACTTCAACTTAAGGTTAAAAACTCTGGTAAAGGATTAACAGAAACAGAATTGAAACATGTTTTTCAACGTTTCTACCAAACCAACGAGCAAAATCAAGGCACTGGAGTTGGATTAGCATTAATTAAAGAATTAGTGGATCTAAACAAAGGAAAAATACAAGTAGAAAGTGCACCGAACTCATTTACCACTTTTACAGTTACATTACCTGTGGACAAGATTAGTTTTAAAAATGAACAATTTATAGAGTCAAAAGAAGATAATACTGTAATTGCTCCAGCCGCAACGCAAATAAATACAATAGAAACAGTAGAAACAGTAGAAACAGTAGAAACAGTAGAAACAGTAGAAACAGTAGAAACAGTAGAACTTGTAGATAACGAACAACCTATTTTATTATTAGTAGAAGACAATGATGATGTAAGACTGTTGTTAAGACAAACCTTTGAAGAGACCTATAATATTGTAACAGCATCAAATGGCGAAAAAGGTATTGAAGCTGCGTTTGAGACCATACCAGATATTATTATTTCTGATATTATGATGCCAGTAAAAGATGGTGTAGCGCTAACACAACAATTAAAAAATGACGAAAGAACTAGCCATATTCCTATTATCCTACTTACTGCAAAAGCTGGAGATCAAAATGAATTGCTAGGCATTGAAGTAGGCGCAGACGATTATATTACCAAGCCGTTTAATTCAAAAATTCTAATGGCTAAAGTCAAAAAACTTATCGAAAATAGGCGTTTATTACAAGAACGTTACAGCCAAGAATTAGTGTTATTGCCAAAAGACGTTAGCATTACTAATATAGACGAGCAATTTTTAGAACGATTACAAAATGTTCTAGATTCTAATTTGGTAGAACCTTCATTTAGTACCAATAGTTTTAGTGTTGCTATTGGGATGAGCAGAATGCAATTACATAGAAAATTAAAAGCACTAACTGGTCTTACAACATCAGAGTTTATTCGTTCTCAACGTTTAAAATTAGCAGCAAAACTTCTTAAAGAATCTGATACTAATATTTCTCAAATTGGTTACAGTGTTGGATTTAATGACCATACATATTTTAGCAAATGTTTTAAAGATTTTTACAATTGTACACCTTCAGAATACGCTAAAAAATAA
- a CDS encoding helix-turn-helix domain-containing protein: MTFEVITKDDLKTLKQEIITELRTILGSQTEQKKWLKSADVRELLNISAGTLQNLRVNGTLPYTKMGKTMYYEYDDVVGILIQNKSA, translated from the coding sequence ATGACATTTGAAGTAATTACAAAGGATGATTTAAAGACTCTCAAACAGGAAATCATTACAGAACTTAGAACAATTTTAGGAAGCCAAACAGAGCAAAAAAAGTGGTTAAAATCAGCAGACGTACGTGAGCTATTAAATATCTCAGCAGGTACATTGCAGAATTTACGTGTAAACGGTACTTTACCTTATACAAAGATGGGTAAAACGATGTACTATGAGTATGACGATGTAGTAGGTATTTTAATCCAAAACAAGAGTGCATAA
- a CDS encoding nitroreductase family protein has translation MTTIDHLKWRYATKKFDASKLLSEEKVSIVKQAFNLTATSFGLQTISLLVITDKVKRDLLVKHSYDQNQIVDASHLLVICVQDDILDADVDGLFDSVADLRKTPEDILEPYRKDLKTMMQNMSKTERQEWSVKQAYIALGNLMTVCAIERIDACPMEGFISEEYDALLNLKERNLRSVLVLPIGYRAEDDKFAAFKKVRKTIDDAVITL, from the coding sequence ATGACTACTATTGATCATTTAAAATGGCGCTATGCCACAAAAAAATTTGATGCTTCAAAATTGCTTTCAGAAGAGAAAGTATCTATTGTTAAACAAGCGTTTAATCTTACTGCAACATCATTTGGGTTGCAAACAATAAGTTTACTTGTGATAACTGACAAAGTGAAACGCGACTTACTTGTTAAACATTCATATGATCAAAATCAAATAGTCGATGCATCACATTTATTAGTGATTTGTGTTCAAGATGATATTTTGGATGCTGATGTCGATGGATTATTTGATTCAGTAGCCGATTTAAGAAAAACTCCTGAAGATATTCTTGAGCCATACAGAAAAGATTTAAAGACAATGATGCAAAATATGTCTAAAACAGAGCGTCAAGAATGGTCTGTAAAACAAGCATATATAGCTCTTGGTAATTTAATGACTGTTTGTGCTATTGAACGCATTGATGCTTGTCCGATGGAAGGATTTATTTCTGAAGAGTATGATGCTTTATTGAATTTAAAAGAACGAAATTTAAGATCTGTTCTGGTGCTTCCAATTGGTTATCGCGCTGAAGACGATAAATTTGCTGCATTTAAAAAAGTCAGAAAAACAATTGATGATGCAGTGATCACTTTATAA
- a CDS encoding DegT/DnrJ/EryC1/StrS family aminotransferase, translated as MPGFELFGDLERKEVNDVLDNGVLMRYGFDGMRKGHWKAKALETELQNTFKTNHVQLVSSGTAAVSVALASAGVGAGDEVIMPTFTFVASFEAIMMLGAIPVLVDIDDTLTLDPKAVEGAITEKTKAVMIVQMCGSMGNMNALQNICKTHNLLFVEDACQAIGGTYEGKPLGSIADLGCFSFDFVKTITCGEGGAVITNNPDYYRNADHYSDHGHDHIGSDRGAETHPFLGYNFRISELHAAVGLAQVKRLPEFIAIQKKNYSILRDAISNVPGVTFRRVPEEGEESYAFLNFFLPDLETARKVSATFKDNGIDACWNYFDNNWHYVRKWNHLKDAKSLYPLSSEMKIVLSQLQTKDFSQSDHFIGRNISCLIKLSWTEDEVKERAQLMAKLINEVFQ; from the coding sequence ATGCCTGGATTTGAATTATTTGGCGACTTAGAACGTAAAGAAGTCAATGATGTATTAGATAATGGAGTGCTCATGCGCTATGGTTTTGATGGCATGCGAAAAGGCCATTGGAAAGCTAAAGCTTTAGAAACAGAACTTCAAAACACATTCAAGACAAACCATGTGCAACTAGTGTCTAGTGGAACTGCTGCAGTTTCTGTTGCATTGGCTTCTGCTGGTGTTGGAGCAGGTGATGAGGTGATTATGCCTACGTTTACTTTTGTAGCGAGTTTTGAAGCGATTATGATGCTTGGAGCAATTCCTGTTCTAGTAGATATTGATGATACACTTACATTAGATCCCAAAGCCGTTGAAGGCGCTATTACTGAAAAGACAAAAGCGGTTATGATTGTTCAAATGTGCGGAAGCATGGGGAATATGAATGCTCTTCAAAACATTTGTAAAACGCATAATCTTCTTTTTGTTGAAGATGCATGTCAAGCTATAGGTGGAACTTATGAAGGAAAACCTTTAGGCAGTATTGCAGATTTAGGTTGCTTTTCATTCGATTTTGTAAAAACTATAACTTGTGGTGAAGGTGGAGCAGTTATCACAAATAATCCAGACTATTATAGAAATGCGGATCATTATAGCGATCATGGACACGATCATATTGGTAGTGACAGAGGAGCCGAAACACATCCATTTTTAGGTTATAATTTTAGAATTTCAGAATTGCATGCTGCTGTTGGATTGGCTCAGGTAAAACGATTGCCAGAATTTATAGCCATTCAGAAAAAGAATTATTCTATTCTACGTGATGCAATAAGTAACGTTCCTGGTGTTACATTTAGAAGAGTTCCCGAAGAAGGAGAAGAAAGTTATGCGTTTTTGAACTTCTTTTTGCCAGATTTAGAAACAGCTCGAAAAGTTTCGGCTACATTTAAAGATAATGGCATTGATGCGTGTTGGAATTACTTTGATAATAATTGGCATTATGTTCGCAAATGGAATCATTTAAAAGATGCTAAATCTTTGTATCCATTGTCTTCAGAAATGAAAATAGTTCTATCACAACTTCAAACAAAAGACTTTTCACAATCTGATCATTTTATTGGTCGAAACATATCATGCTTAATTAAATTATCTTGGACCGAAGATGAAGTTAAAGAAAGAGCACAATTAATGGCAAAACTTATAAATGAAGTGTTCCAATAA
- a CDS encoding DNA methyltransferase: MSKSIDNLKYFLKEMFQFNENDLDFGIYKIYNLKRNHIESFIDGDNPNDLEPNIVETLKEVNLANQKTDALDLHNFLKGINKESLLEEPEKNYDRIKGQLELDLEDENEKTKLIDTLNNLTKSESITDELKDKIYNHILGFFQMYYSNGDFGYNDRSRDLYKVPYEADYNGSDTMFHWKHKGSLYIKTGTSFNAIKFELNGKKIEYRLETNENSEDEGTSQNNNKDSQLKHYRFARIEKIKDKATKETIYQVVFNLSDASTSKVDIYKIIYKEVFSETDIDKYLEYENIKKDGKIETKQVFVDLTKDFDKVQNGAIKGLSALRQKKQKIEKEVKNNFDRGVRLYDEETKQFTDETIKTLYTLDQKLNSFYIGNDADYFIHENLNEFLTNEKNRYVKNYIFDDLESIYAGKLDNTTLLIAKAFDKVSTRIIEFLSTIEDFQKHLFTKKKKVVESEYCITVDYIDENYYQEILENNAQLQEWQNLFSLEVKTIEDIKANPTLVLDTKCFKQPDGTNPLKDKILFEIDDLEDKTNGLLINSENYQALDIINLKFKDSISGIYIDPPYNTSKDGFIYKDSFKSSSWSSLINQTLQKSYSLLNSEGSFFASCDENEFLNFGSLLQSTFKKQNHIETITWNKRVPKNDKGIGNIHEFIYLFTKNWDERKKKELSFLMLKDDLEVIYDFVDKCKREGLSIEDSRVKLKKFYKKQGYDRGITLYCELDSKYEIWGKINMSWPNANSQGEKYEVINPVTNKPAPAPDRGWRWTKTTFEQAEKDGMEFTLPDGSLMKGKIWYSTNEKTQPSSITYLKEVESFLLRSILSFKSDGSIELENMGLGGIIEYPKPTKLIDRIIYSMNIQQGYILDFFAGSGTTGHSVINQNLSEEKKRKYILIDMGKHFSTVLRPRICKSVFSNKWQSKSPSGLGSPKHIFKYQILEQYEDVLDNLQIYEGALPEKLPIKYLYKPEENSLDTTLNLFTPFSNTISYGQPTQQGFIDIVETYNYLQGYFVKTIKTYELNKKYYKVVETTNGILVVWRVITIDEDDSKQVIEIASKYKNIHTIEVNAEFATLNLDKSNNLKVEDTDIELKIISKEVFNQ, translated from the coding sequence ATGTCAAAATCAATAGACAACCTAAAATACTTCTTGAAAGAAATGTTCCAATTCAATGAAAACGATTTGGACTTCGGAATCTATAAAATATACAACCTTAAACGTAACCACATAGAAAGCTTTATCGATGGAGATAACCCTAACGATTTAGAACCAAATATTGTAGAAACATTAAAAGAAGTAAATCTTGCAAACCAAAAAACGGATGCTCTTGATTTGCATAATTTTTTAAAGGGAATAAATAAAGAATCACTTTTAGAGGAACCAGAGAAAAATTACGATAGAATTAAAGGTCAATTGGAATTAGATTTAGAAGATGAAAATGAAAAAACTAAATTAATTGATACACTTAACAATCTCACAAAATCAGAAAGTATTACTGACGAGCTAAAAGATAAAATCTACAATCATATACTTGGGTTTTTCCAAATGTATTATTCTAACGGAGATTTTGGATATAATGACAGGAGTAGAGATTTATACAAAGTTCCTTACGAAGCAGATTATAATGGTAGTGACACAATGTTTCATTGGAAGCATAAAGGCAGTTTATACATTAAAACAGGTACATCTTTCAATGCGATTAAGTTTGAATTAAATGGAAAAAAGATAGAATACCGTTTAGAAACAAATGAAAACAGCGAAGATGAGGGAACAAGCCAAAACAACAACAAGGACAGTCAACTAAAACATTATCGTTTTGCCAGAATCGAAAAAATAAAAGACAAGGCTACTAAAGAGACTATTTATCAAGTTGTTTTTAATCTTTCTGATGCATCAACCTCTAAAGTAGATATTTATAAAATAATTTATAAAGAGGTATTTAGTGAAACCGATATAGATAAATATTTGGAATATGAAAATATTAAAAAAGATGGTAAAATCGAGACTAAACAAGTATTTGTAGACTTAACTAAAGATTTTGACAAAGTACAAAACGGAGCTATAAAAGGTTTATCTGCTTTACGCCAAAAGAAACAAAAAATTGAAAAAGAAGTAAAAAACAATTTTGATAGAGGTGTGCGCTTATATGATGAAGAAACAAAACAGTTTACAGATGAAACTATAAAAACACTTTATACATTAGACCAAAAATTAAACAGTTTTTACATTGGTAATGATGCTGATTATTTTATACACGAAAACCTAAACGAGTTTTTAACCAACGAGAAAAACAGATACGTTAAAAATTACATTTTTGATGATTTAGAAAGCATATATGCAGGTAAATTAGATAACACCACATTACTAATTGCAAAGGCTTTTGATAAAGTAAGCACACGCATTATTGAGTTTTTAAGTACTATAGAAGATTTTCAAAAACACTTATTTACTAAAAAGAAAAAAGTAGTAGAAAGCGAGTATTGTATTACAGTAGATTATATAGATGAAAACTATTATCAAGAAATTTTAGAAAACAATGCTCAACTACAAGAGTGGCAAAACCTATTTTCTTTAGAAGTAAAAACTATTGAAGATATAAAAGCCAACCCAACTTTAGTATTAGATACCAAATGCTTTAAACAACCAGATGGCACAAACCCATTAAAAGATAAAATACTTTTTGAAATAGACGATTTAGAAGATAAAACGAATGGTTTATTAATTAATTCTGAAAACTATCAAGCGTTAGATATTATAAATTTAAAGTTTAAAGATTCTATTTCTGGTATTTATATTGACCCACCATATAACACGAGTAAAGATGGTTTTATCTATAAAGACTCTTTTAAATCATCTTCTTGGAGTTCTTTGATTAATCAAACTCTTCAAAAATCCTATAGTTTATTGAATAGTGAAGGTTCGTTTTTTGCTAGTTGCGATGAAAATGAATTTCTAAATTTTGGTTCATTATTACAGTCAACTTTTAAAAAGCAAAATCATATAGAGACAATAACTTGGAATAAACGTGTTCCTAAAAATGATAAAGGAATTGGTAATATTCACGAATTTATTTATTTGTTTACAAAAAATTGGGATGAAAGAAAGAAAAAAGAACTAAGCTTTCTAATGCTGAAAGATGATTTGGAGGTCATATACGATTTTGTAGATAAATGTAAAAGGGAAGGTTTATCTATTGAAGATTCAAGAGTGAAACTAAAAAAGTTTTATAAAAAGCAAGGCTATGATAGAGGAATAACACTTTATTGCGAGCTTGATTCTAAGTATGAAATCTGGGGAAAAATAAATATGTCTTGGCCAAATGCTAATTCACAAGGAGAGAAATATGAGGTTATTAACCCTGTTACTAATAAACCAGCACCAGCACCAGATAGAGGTTGGAGATGGACAAAAACAACATTTGAACAAGCAGAAAAGGATGGTATGGAGTTTACTTTACCAGATGGTAGCTTAATGAAAGGAAAAATTTGGTATTCTACTAATGAAAAAACTCAACCAAGCTCGATAACATACTTAAAAGAAGTTGAATCTTTCCTATTAAGGTCTATACTAAGTTTTAAAAGTGATGGAAGTATTGAATTAGAAAATATGGGATTAGGTGGTATAATTGAGTACCCTAAACCAACTAAACTGATTGATAGAATTATTTATTCAATGAATATTCAACAAGGTTATATTTTAGATTTTTTTGCAGGCTCAGGTACTACTGGTCATTCTGTTATCAATCAAAATCTATCAGAAGAGAAAAAAAGAAAATATATTCTAATCGATATGGGTAAACACTTTAGTACTGTTTTAAGACCAAGAATATGTAAAAGTGTTTTTTCAAATAAATGGCAGTCAAAATCACCATCAGGCTTAGGTTCACCAAAACACATTTTTAAATACCAAATATTAGAACAGTATGAAGATGTTTTAGATAATTTACAAATATATGAAGGTGCATTGCCTGAAAAATTACCAATAAAGTATTTATATAAACCAGAAGAAAATAGTTTAGATACTACACTAAATCTATTTACACCTTTTAGCAATACTATAAGCTATGGGCAACCTACCCAACAAGGATTTATAGATATAGTAGAGACTTATAATTATTTACAAGGTTATTTTGTAAAGACTATTAAAACGTATGAGTTAAATAAAAAGTACTATAAAGTAGTAGAAACTACTAATGGTATTTTAGTTGTTTGGAGAGTTATTACAATAGATGAAGATGATAGCAAACAAGTTATTGAAATTGCGTCTAAATATAAAAATATTCATACTATAGAAGTAAATGCAGAATTTGCTACACTCAATTTAGATAAAAGCAATAACTTAAAAGTAGAAGACACGGATATAGAGCTAAAAATCATTTCTAAAGAAGTATTTAACCAATAA